AAGGAAAGTCCCTTCACGCTGACCCTCATCGAGGGAGGCCTGTGCCTGCCGGTACTGCGTTTCAGCGGCCATGAAGCACTGAACCGGCCCTATCGTTTCGAGATAGAAGTCGTTGGCCTGGCTCCGGCCCTGCCCCCCGCCACTCTGCTGCATCGGTCTGCCTTCTTGCAGTTGAGTGACGATCATGGCCTTCACGGCACCCTTCACAGCGCTAGTTGCGAACATCGCGGCGCCCATCGAATCGGTTACAGCGTTGTGCTGGTGCCGCACTTGCAGAGGCTGGAGCAACAACCCAGGCGTCGGGTATTTACCCGATTGAGCGTGCCGGAGATTATCGAGCAACTGCTCACCGAACATCGCCTGCCCGCGAACGGTTTCCGGCTCGACCTGACGGTGGGGCACTATCCGCCACGCCCGTTCTGCATCCAGTACGACGAGTCGGACCTGGCACTGTTGCACCGACTGTGTGAGGAGGAAGGCATCCACTATCACTTCGAGCACCGCCCGGATGGCCATGTCGTGGTGTTCGCCGATGACAGCCTGAACCTGCCCCAGCCTCCGATACCCGTGCCCTTCAGCCCAGAGAGCGAGGCAAGATCCCCCGCCGTCAGCACGCTGTTCCTGCGTCACGACGCCGTCACGGCGCAGCTGGCACCCACCATCCGTGAGCGCGGGCAATCGAGCTTCGACGATGAAGCGGCCAATCACGCGGTGACAGGCGTCATACCTCTGCGAGGATTCCCGCCATCCGGGCAACGCCACGCCGATCAACGCAGCCGTCGACAGCTGGAACGCCAGCGCTGTCAGTACCGTTGCATTCAGGGTCGCAGCGATTGCATGCAATTGCTCAGTGGTCATCTGTTGCAGGTCACGGATCATCCGGTGAGCGCTTTCAACGAGCAGTGGCTGATCACCGAATTGCGCCATCAGGGACAGCAGCCGTCGATTCTCGACCCGATGTCCACGCCCCGCCGTTACCACAATGACTTCACTGCGCAGCCCTGGTCGACCGAGTTTCGCCCACCGCTGCGACAACCACGCCCGAGCATTCCGGGCTATCACCCGGCGCAAGTGCTGGGCCCGCCCGGGCAACCGCCGCAACTGGACGATTTGGGCCGCATCGCCGTCCGGTTATGGCCGGCGCTGGAACAGAACGCCGACAGTGAAGGGTTATGGCTGGCGATTGCCATGGTCGGTGCGGGCGGCCGGATCGCCAGGGAAGCGTTGCCGCGCGCCGGCAGCGAGGTGTGGGTGAGTTTTCTCGACAGCGACCCGGATCGACCGATTCTGTGCCTGGACGCCAGCCAGCCTCGCCCGGCGCGCAAAAAACCGAAACCGCACGATGACGGCCTGTTACTCGACTGGCTGCTCAACCGCACCCCGCCTTCGTCCTGACGCTCAACCCTTGTCGGCCTTGCCGGCGGCAGCAGCGAATTTCGCCAGACGCACGTCGAGGTGCCGAGGTCGCCGCCCGTGATCTTCGGCGCGCTCCTTGCGGCGAATGGCGTTGCGCACCATCAGCGAACCGAGATAGCGGATCGGTTCCGGCGGAAAGTAACCCAGCGGCCCGTTGACCAGCGGCGAGCGAGTCCACGGGTTGTCGAGGCCTTGCACCAGCGAGGCGAGAATCTGCCCACCCATGTGGCACGGCCCGACGCCGCTGCCGGAATAACCGAAGCCGTAAAACACATTGCCGCTGGCACTCATCTGGCCGAAAAACGGCAGGCCGGTGACTGAACGATCCGACGGGCCATTCCAGGTTGCATCGACTTTCACATCGGCGAAGGCCGGAAAAAAGTCGTCGAGGCTGCGCTTGAGCAACCCGGCGTAAGGCGATGGCTGATCGAACACCGGCAGCATCCGCCCGCCGTAAGCGAAGGTATTACCACCCTTGCCGAGCATGATCCGGCCGTCCGGGGTGTTGTGGTAGTAGTGCACGAAAATCCGCGAATCGAGCACGGTCACGCCGCTGGTCAGGCCGATTTCCTGCAACAGTTCCGGACGCGGCTCGGTGATCAGCATGTCGCTGGAGACAATCGCCACGCTGCGCTCAAACTGCGGAAAAGCACGGGCCATCCAGGCATTCATCGCCAGCACCACGCGGTCGGCAACCACAGTGCCGCTCGCCGTCTGGAGACGCGCCGGACGCCCTTCCTCCAATCCGGTCATCGCTGTGTTCTCGTGAATTTTTACGCCCAGTTGCAATGCGACTCGCCGCAGCCCGCGCACCAGTTTGCCCGGCTGCACACTGGCGGCCGCCGGCGAAAACCAGCCTTCCAGATGCTTGTCGGAACCGGCCATGCGCTGAACATCGGCGACCGGACGTTGGGTGAACGAGTTGATGCCGTTGCGCTCAAGCGCGGCAATCACCGCATCGGTCGAGCCGTATTGCGCACGGTTGGTGGCGGTGTAAAGCGTGCCGTCGAGCCGGTAATCGGCGTCGACGCCGTACTGCTCGCAGAACTCGCCGATGGCGTGGATGCTGCGTTCGGATTCCTTGACCAGCCGCACCGCTTCTTCAACGCCGAACAGCCGCTCGAGGGTGAAATACTTCGCCGACCACGACAGCGCACAACCGCCATTGCGCCCACTGGCGCCGGCACCGCAGATGTCGGCCTCGATCAGCAACACATCGAGTTCGGGGTTCTGCTGCTTGAGCATGATCGCTGTCCACAAACCGGTGTAACCGCCACCGACAATGCACACATCGGTGCGCACGTCGCCTTGCAGCGGCGGGCACAGTTCCGACGAATCGAGTTGCAAAGCCTGCTCCAGCCAAAACGGTCTCATGAAAATTCTCCAGTCAGTCGGCCACGGCACAGCCTGCCGCGAATGCCGCAGCAGGCCGCGAGGCAGGTTTCTTTTAGTTACGCAGAGGTTTGATCGTCAGGGCCCGGTTGGGCACATAGGCACGCGGTTCCATGAAGCCGACCGGGCGGCTGTTCCAGTGCGGAATCAGCACCAGCGCCGAGAACAGCGCGCAACCGGCGAAGACGATGAACACCGTCACCGAGTCGAAGTAGCCCGGCAGCAAACCACCGAGCACCGCGCCGACCGAGCCGCAGCCGTTGACGAATCCGGCGGCGGTGGCGCCAGCCTTGGCCTTGCCGAAATCGATGGCGGCCGCACCGCTGATCATCGAGTCCGGCCCGTACAAGGTCAGGCCCATCACGAACAGCAGCGCCACCACCAGCATCACGCTGCCGGTGTGCAAGGCGCCCATGAACAGCGCCAGGGTCACGGTCAGCGCCAGCAGGCTCAGGACACAGGCCGGCATGCGACGGGCGCCGAACAGTTTGTCCGAAGCCATGCCGATCATGATCGGGCCTAAAAGACCTGCCAGTTCAAACGAGGTCGGAATGATCGCCGCGCCGACCTTGCCCACAGTGGGCATCTGTTCAAAGACGATCACCGGCCCCCACAACAGAATCGCGTAGCGCGCCGGTTTCAGCAGAAAGTACGCCAGCCCGAGTACCAGCACTGTGCGGTTACGGAGGATTTCCTTGAGCGGTTCCCAGACGCTGAGCTTGCTGTTGGCTTCGGCTTCTTCGGCGCTGATGACCGGCTCAGGTTCCACCGCCGGCAGGCCGACATCTTCCGGTTTGTTGCGCTGAAAGATGAAGAACAACACCGCCACCGCCGCGACCACCGCTGCACTGGAAATGAACGCCGCGTGCCAGGTGCCGACCAGCGTGTACGCCCACCAACCGGCGAACGGTGACGCCACCAACCCGCCAAAGGCGTAACAGGAACTCCATAACCCGAGCACGCGCCCGCGCTGTTCGGCGGGGAAGAAACTGCCGAGGTTCTTGCACAGCCCCGACCATCCGGTGGACTGCGCCAGCCCCTGAATCAACATGCAGGTGGCGAAGATCGGCAAGGTCGCAAAACTGCCCATCACCAGCGCCGCGGCGGCGGAAATCAGCAAGCCGCCAAGCACCACGACCCGTGGGCCGAAGCGGTCGGCAAGCATGCCCCAGGTGAACTGGCCAATGGCGTAGGCCGCCAGGTAAATCGCGTCGAGGTTGGCCATGGCCATTTTGTCGAGCATGAAGGTGGGGTCTTCGGCGATGCCCAGTTTGGCCACCGAAAAAGCTTTGCGGGTGAAATAGAACGCGGCGTAAGCGAGCCAGGTGACAGCGAAAATCTGCATGCGCCAACGCGCAAGTGTGCCGATGTGCTTGTTCATTGTGGTTCTGACCTCAGGGTGTGAGTGTGCCGGCAGAATCGATGAGTAAACGCCTGTGTTTTTTATTGTTGAGCACTGCGATATCACCCCGTCCCTACGGTGATATCGGTCAGATGAGTCCTGCTGTTGCACGCACAGGCTCATGGCCAGCGTGGCTGCCCGAGCGGGCAGTCAGCGTTGGCGTGAGCCGATCAAAGCAATTACTGTTTAATAAATAAAATCGATTTATCGTATTTCACACATAAGCTCAGCTTGTTACTGAACCCCGCCGGAAATTGAGGAATCAGCGATGTCGGTTTCACACGCACAGCTCAAAGCCTTTCACGCCGTAGCCGTACACGGAAGCTTCACCAGAGCCGCCGAGCGGCTTTATCTGACGCAACCGGCAATTTCCGACCAGGTGCGCAAGCTGGAAGAACGCTTCGGCGTGTTGCTGTTCCATCGCAACAAACGCTCCGTGCGCCTGACGGATCTCGGCGAACGCCTCCTGACAATCACCCAGCGTCTGTTCGTGGTCGAGGCCGAAGCCCAGGAGCTGTTGCAGGAGTCCCAGGCCTTGCAGACCGGCAGCCTGATTCTGGCGGTGGATGCGCCGGTGCATGTGCTGCCGCAGATCGCCCGGTTCTGCGAGCGCTACCCGGGGATCAGCGTGAAGATCGAAACCGGCAACACCGATGAATCGCTGTTTCGCCTGTTCAACTATCAGGCTGATCTGGCGTTGCTCGGGCGTGATGTCAGCGATGAGCGCTTGTTGTGCGTGCCGCTGCGCAACGATCCGATGGTGGCGTTCGTCTCGCGCCATCATCCGTGGGCCGAGCGCGAGTCGATCTGCCTGGAAGATCTCGACGACACGCCGCTGGTGCTGCGCGAACACGGCTCGGTGACCCGCCAGACCCTGGAGGAAGAAATGGCCCGCGCCGGTTTCCGCATCCGCCCGGCGATTCAGGTCGAAGGCCGGGAAGCCGCGCGAGAGGCGGTGGTCGTGGGGATTGGCGTGGGCGTGGTGTCGGCGGCGGAGTTTGGTGCTGACTCAAGGGTCTGCGCACTGCCGATCACCGATTGCACCCGGCGCTTGACCGAAACGCTGGTGTGCCTGCGAGAGCAGAGTTCGCGGCGGGTGGTGGCGACGTTTCTCGAGATGGTGCGCGAGAGTCTTGTGTAAACAGTGATGGCCTCATCGCTGGCAAGCCAGCTCCCACAAGTATGGTGTCGTACACAAAATTGGGGGCTACTCCAAATTCTGTGGGAGCTGCGGTGCGACGATTCGACTTGCCAGCGATTGAGGCACCGCGGTTTATCAGACTGGCGCCAAACCAAAAAACGCCTGAATCAAGCGCAACTCCCGCCGCCGCTCGACACAGCCGATCATGTGCCGATTCACCAGCCCTTCTCCCGCGATGGGAATCGCCACCACTCGCGGGTCATGGCTGACTTCCACCGATGACACCACGCCAACCCCCAGTTCAGCCGCCACCGCTTCCGTTACCGCCTCACGACTGTCCAGTTCCAGCAACACCCGTGGACTGACCGACGCCTGCACACAGGCCTGATCGAAGGTGCGCCGGGTAATCGAACTCGGCTCGCGCAACACCATGATCACCTGATCCAGCTCCTGGAGCCTGACCTCGCCACTGCGGGTCGCCCACGGATGCCCGGCCGGCACCAGTGCGCAGATCCGCGATTCGCTCAGCGCTTGCAGGTGCAGGCCCTTGCGCGGCTCGACCTCGGTCAGCACCGCCACGTCCGCATGTTCGGACAACAGCGCCGCCAGGGTTTCCTGGGCATTGCCCAACCGCAAATTCACGGTGATTCCCGGATAGCGCGCCCGCAGGCTGGCGAGCATCGGCATGACCATATGCGGACCGTCCGCCGCCACCTCAAGTCGTCCGGTGAGTAACTGCCGATTGGCTTCCAGCAGCGCTTGCGCCTCTTCGGCCATGCCGAACATCGCCCGGGTAATCGCCGCCAGTTTCGTGCCCTCTTCGGTCAGCTCGACCCGGCGCGCCGTCCGTCGCAACAGGGTGATCTGGTAATGCTCCTCCAGCGCCTTGATGTGCCCGGTGACCGCCGGCTGGCTGATGAACAGGCGTGCGGCGGCACGGGTGAAGCTGCCTTCCCGGGCCACGGCGTCGAAGGCGCGGAGCTGGAACAGGTTCATGAATAACCCTCACTGATGGCTGGCATAACAACAAACAATTTGATTGATGATCCGCCGAATTGCAACGTATGCCCCGTAGCTTCATCCCACAGCGCTATCGCGAGGACACACGAATGAGTACTGCCGCACCCATCCTGCTCACTCCCGGCCCGTTGACCACCTCGGCCCGCACCCGCCAGGCGATGATGGTCGACTGGGGTTCATGGGATGACCGCTTCAACCAATTGACCGCCAGCCTGTGCGAACAACTGCTGGCCATCCTCAACGGTGCCGACAGCCACCATTGCGTGCCTTTGCAGGGCAGCGGCACCTTCGCCGTCGAAGCCGCCATAGGCACGCTCGTCCCCCGCGACGGCAAGGTGCTGGTGCTGATCAACGGCGCTTACGGCAAGCGTCTGGCGAAAATCTGCGAAGTGCTCGGCCGCTCGTTCAGCACCTTTGAAACCGCTGAAGACGAACCGACCACTGCCGCCGACGTCGACCGCCTGCTGCGCGCCGACAGCGGCATTACTCACGTCGCGCTGATCCACTGCGAAACCAGCACCGGCATCCTCAATCCGCTGCCGGAGATCGCCCAGGTCGTCGAACAGCACGGCAAACGCCTGATCATCGATGCCATGAGCTCCTTCGGCGCGCTGCCGGTGGATGCACAGCAAGTCCCGTTCGATGCGCTGATCGCCGCCTCCGGCAAATGCCTCGAAGGCGTGCCGGGCATGGGCTTCGTGTTTGCCCGCAAGGAATCTCTGGCGGCTGCCGCCGGCAACTCGCACTCGCTGGCGATGGACCTGTTCGACCAGCACAGCTACATGAAGAAGACCGGCCAATGGCGTTTCACCCCGCCGACCCACGTAGTCGCGGCGCTGCACGAAGCGCTGCTGCAGTACAACGAAGAAGGTGGCCTGCCGGCACGGCATGCGCGTTACGCCGCCAACTGCCAGGCGCTGATGGAAGAGATGGGCAAACTCGGCTTGCGCAGTTTCCTGCCCGCCGCGATCCAGGCGCCGATCATCGCGACTTTCCACGCACCGGAAGATCCGCGCTACCAGTTCAAGGACTTCTACGAACGGGTCAAGGCCAAGGGTTACATCCTCTACCCCGGCAAGCTGACCCAAGTCGAAACCTTCCGCGTC
The sequence above is a segment of the Pseudomonas sp. HS6 genome. Coding sequences within it:
- a CDS encoding FAD-dependent oxidoreductase, whose protein sequence is MFMRPFWLEQALQLDSSELCPPLQGDVRTDVCIVGGGYTGLWTAIMLKQQNPELDVLLIEADICGAGASGRNGGCALSWSAKYFTLERLFGVEEAVRLVKESERSIHAIGEFCEQYGVDADYRLDGTLYTATNRAQYGSTDAVIAALERNGINSFTQRPVADVQRMAGSDKHLEGWFSPAAASVQPGKLVRGLRRVALQLGVKIHENTAMTGLEEGRPARLQTASGTVVADRVVLAMNAWMARAFPQFERSVAIVSSDMLITEPRPELLQEIGLTSGVTVLDSRIFVHYYHNTPDGRIMLGKGGNTFAYGGRMLPVFDQPSPYAGLLKRSLDDFFPAFADVKVDATWNGPSDRSVTGLPFFGQMSASGNVFYGFGYSGSGVGPCHMGGQILASLVQGLDNPWTRSPLVNGPLGYFPPEPIRYLGSLMVRNAIRRKERAEDHGRRPRHLDVRLAKFAAAAGKADKG
- a CDS encoding MFS transporter, whose amino-acid sequence is MNKHIGTLARWRMQIFAVTWLAYAAFYFTRKAFSVAKLGIAEDPTFMLDKMAMANLDAIYLAAYAIGQFTWGMLADRFGPRVVVLGGLLISAAAALVMGSFATLPIFATCMLIQGLAQSTGWSGLCKNLGSFFPAEQRGRVLGLWSSCYAFGGLVASPFAGWWAYTLVGTWHAAFISSAAVVAAVAVLFFIFQRNKPEDVGLPAVEPEPVISAEEAEANSKLSVWEPLKEILRNRTVLVLGLAYFLLKPARYAILLWGPVIVFEQMPTVGKVGAAIIPTSFELAGLLGPIMIGMASDKLFGARRMPACVLSLLALTVTLALFMGALHTGSVMLVVALLFVMGLTLYGPDSMISGAAAIDFGKAKAGATAAGFVNGCGSVGAVLGGLLPGYFDSVTVFIVFAGCALFSALVLIPHWNSRPVGFMEPRAYVPNRALTIKPLRN
- a CDS encoding type VI secretion system Vgr family protein, which translates into the protein MLNDKESPFTLTLIEGGLCLPVLRFSGHEALNRPYRFEIEVVGLAPALPPATLLHRSAFLQLSDDHGLHGTLHSASCEHRGAHRIGYSVVLVPHLQRLEQQPRRRVFTRLSVPEIIEQLLTEHRLPANGFRLDLTVGHYPPRPFCIQYDESDLALLHRLCEEEGIHYHFEHRPDGHVVVFADDSLNLPQPPIPVPFSPESEARSPAVSTLFLRHDAVTAQLAPTIRERGQSSFDDEAANHAVTGVIPLRGFPPSGQRHADQRSRRQLERQRCQYRCIQGRSDCMQLLSGHLLQVTDHPVSAFNEQWLITELRHQGQQPSILDPMSTPRRYHNDFTAQPWSTEFRPPLRQPRPSIPGYHPAQVLGPPGQPPQLDDLGRIAVRLWPALEQNADSEGLWLAIAMVGAGGRIAREALPRAGSEVWVSFLDSDPDRPILCLDASQPRPARKKPKPHDDGLLLDWLLNRTPPSS
- a CDS encoding LysR family transcriptional regulator, with the protein product MSVSHAQLKAFHAVAVHGSFTRAAERLYLTQPAISDQVRKLEERFGVLLFHRNKRSVRLTDLGERLLTITQRLFVVEAEAQELLQESQALQTGSLILAVDAPVHVLPQIARFCERYPGISVKIETGNTDESLFRLFNYQADLALLGRDVSDERLLCVPLRNDPMVAFVSRHHPWAERESICLEDLDDTPLVLREHGSVTRQTLEEEMARAGFRIRPAIQVEGREAAREAVVVGIGVGVVSAAEFGADSRVCALPITDCTRRLTETLVCLREQSSRRVVATFLEMVRESLV
- a CDS encoding LysR substrate-binding domain-containing protein, with protein sequence MNLFQLRAFDAVAREGSFTRAAARLFISQPAVTGHIKALEEHYQITLLRRTARRVELTEEGTKLAAITRAMFGMAEEAQALLEANRQLLTGRLEVAADGPHMVMPMLASLRARYPGITVNLRLGNAQETLAALLSEHADVAVLTEVEPRKGLHLQALSESRICALVPAGHPWATRSGEVRLQELDQVIMVLREPSSITRRTFDQACVQASVSPRVLLELDSREAVTEAVAAELGVGVVSSVEVSHDPRVVAIPIAGEGLVNRHMIGCVERRRELRLIQAFFGLAPV
- a CDS encoding 2-aminoethylphosphonate--pyruvate transaminase, translated to MSTAAPILLTPGPLTTSARTRQAMMVDWGSWDDRFNQLTASLCEQLLAILNGADSHHCVPLQGSGTFAVEAAIGTLVPRDGKVLVLINGAYGKRLAKICEVLGRSFSTFETAEDEPTTAADVDRLLRADSGITHVALIHCETSTGILNPLPEIAQVVEQHGKRLIIDAMSSFGALPVDAQQVPFDALIAASGKCLEGVPGMGFVFARKESLAAAAGNSHSLAMDLFDQHSYMKKTGQWRFTPPTHVVAALHEALLQYNEEGGLPARHARYAANCQALMEEMGKLGLRSFLPAAIQAPIIATFHAPEDPRYQFKDFYERVKAKGYILYPGKLTQVETFRVGCIGHVTPAQMREAVAAVGEVLREMEVLDI